One stretch of Macaca nemestrina isolate mMacNem1 chromosome 17, mMacNem.hap1, whole genome shotgun sequence DNA includes these proteins:
- the LOC105474020 gene encoding KRAB-A domain-containing protein 2 isoform X1, protein MLDSYENTVPQASFLQFSLMPQRAGNDPPGVSNVNEMEMEISNMREKFLMSVTKLVESKSYNSKVFSKEKYFQTIKEVKEAKEKGKKSSRDYRRAAKYDVISVQGTEKLIEATHGERDRIRYYVHKEELFDILHDTHLSIGHGGRTRMLKELQGKYGNVTKEVIVLYLTLCKQCHQKNPVPKKGLPPKPMTFKDIDSTCQVEILDMQSSADGEFKFILYYQDHLTKFIILRPLRTKQAREVVSVLLDIFTILGTPTVLDSDSGVEFTNEVVQELNELWPDLKIVSAKYHPGQSQGSLEGASRDVKNMIGTWMQSNRLCHWAKGLRFLQMVRNQAFDVSLQQSPFEAMFGCKAKFGLYSSNLPRETVATLQTEEELEIAEEQLENSLWIRQEERVEIGADRSDMDDDMDPTPEATEPSTSQGASGLLCW, encoded by the exons ATGCTGGACAGTTATGAGAACACGGTCCCACAGG catCCTTCTTACAGTTCTCCTTGATGCCTCAGAGAGCTGGAAATGATCCACCTGGTGTTTCAAATGTGAATGAAATGGAAATGGAGATAAGTAACATGAGAGAAAAGTTTCTTATGAGTGTAACAAAGTTAGTAGAAAGCAAAAGTTACAACAGCAAggtattttccaaagaaaagtaCTTTCAAACAATAAAGGAAGTTAAAGAAgctaaagaaaaagggaagaagtcATCACGTGATTATCGCCGTGCGGCAAAATATGACGTGATCTCTGTACAGGGCACAGAGAAACTGATAGAGGCTACTCATGGAGAACGTGATCGAATACGGTATTATGTACATAAAGAAGAGTTGTTTGATATTCTTCATGATACACATCTCAGTATTGGACATGGTGGGCGGACACGCATGCTCAAGGAGCTGCAAGGAAAATATGGGAACGTCACCAAAGAAGTTATTGTCTTATATCTGACTCTGTGTAAACAGTGCCACCAGAAGAACCCAGTACCCAAGAAAGGCCTTCCGCCCAAGCCCATGACTTTTAAGGACATAGACTCCACGTGCCAAGTTGAAATACTTGACATGCAGTCAAGTGCCGATGGTGAGTTCAAGTTCATTTTATACTACCAGGACCACTTGACCAAGTTTATTATTTTACGGCCATTAAGAACCAAACAGGCCCGTGAGGTGGTCAGTGTCTTATTAGATATTTTCACAATTCTTGGTACACCCACTGTGTTAGACTCTGACAGTGGCGTTGAGTTCACAAACGAGGTTGTTCAGGAGCTCAATGAGTTGTGGCCAGACCTAAAGATTGTGTCTGCTAAGTACCACCCTGGCCAAAGCCAGGGCTCCCTGGAAGGAGCAAGCCGTGATGTGAAGAACATGATAGGTACCTGGATGCAGAGTAACCGTTTATGTCACTGGGCCAAAGGCCTTCGATTCCTGCAGATGGTGAGGAATCAGGCTTTCGACGTTTCCTTGCAGCAAAGTCCATTTGAGGCAATGTTCGGTTGTAAAGCCAAATTTGGGCTATATTCCTCAAACTTGCCCCGGGAAACCGTGGCTACTTTACAAACAGAAGAAGAGCTAGAAATTGCTGAAGAACAGCTAGAAAATAGCCTTTGGATCAGGCAGGAAGAAAGAGTTGAGATTGGAGCAGACAGATCTGATATGGATGATGACATGGATCCCACTCCTGAAGCTACAGAACCCAGCACCTCACAAGGGGCTTCCGGTCTCCTCTGCTGGTGA
- the LOC105474067 gene encoding large ribosomal subunit protein uL24 → MKFNPFVTSDRSKNRKRHFNAPSHIRRKIMSSPLSKELRQKYNVRSMPIRKDDEVQVVRGHYKGQQIGKVVQVYRKKYVIYIERVQREKANGTTVHVGIHPSKVVITRLKLDKDRKKILERKAKSRQVGKEKGKYKEETIEKMQE, encoded by the exons ATGAAGTTTAATCCCTTTGTGACTTCCGACCGAAGCAAGAATCGCAAAAGGCATTTCAATGCACCTTCCCACATTCGCAGGAAGATTATGTCTTCCCCTCTTTCCAAAGAGCTGAGACAGAAGTACAACGTGCGATCCATGCCCATCCGAAAGGATGATGAAGTTCAG GTTGTACGAGGACACTATAAAGGTCAGCAAATTGGCAAAGTAGTCCAGGTTTACAGGAAGAAGTATGTTATCTACATTGAACGGGTGCAGCGGGAAAAGGCTAATGGCACAACGGTCCACGTAGGCATTCACCCCAGCAAG GTGGTTATCACTAGGCTAAAACTGGACAAAGACCGCAAAAAGATCCTTGAACGGAAAGCCAAATCTCGCCAAGTAGGAAAGGAAAAGGGCAAATACAAGGAAGAAACAATTGAGAAGATGCAGGAATAA